CACGCTGCGGATGCACACCCGTATAGCAAAGGCGCGACAGGAAAAGCGACGGAGTAGATCGCTTCAGAGCGCAGTTCCTTTTGCCGGGATAAATAACTTTGACAGGTCTGCGCCCTCGTGCTCCAGCAGGCGAATTTTTTGATCAACGCCGCCGGCGTAGCCTGTCAAGCTGCCGTTTGACCCCACGACCCTATGACAGGGAATAATAATGGAGATGGGATTATGCCCCACAGCTCCGCCGACCGCCTGCGCGGACATGTGCTCCTGATTCCTCCAGACCGCCATTTTTTTTGCGATCTCACCATACGTAGTGACTTCACCATAGGGAATCTCACAAAGAATGTCCCACACAGCTTTGCGAAATGCACTCCCGTTCGGCGCCAGAGGAAGATTGGCAATCGCAGGTTTTTGACCCGAAAAATACTTGTCCAGCCAGTTTTTTGTGGCGGTGAAGATTGGCAAGTTGGAGTTTTCAGTCATATTTTTTGCCACAGTGCCGCCAAAGTATTTTTGATTCTGTATCCATAGGCCGACAAGGCGCTCACTGTCGCTTGCCAGAGTAAGGTTTCCTACGGGTGATGAATACTGTGTTGAATAAAACATACTTCCTCCTGTTTTATTAAAAGCTTAATCGGTTCAGCGTTGCGTAAATTCTTAGTCATTCAGGTTATGTGTTGATACCAAATAAAATAAACGGTCTTTCACAATGTTCTTCACAGGGATCGGCACTTTTTTGCATTCTTTAATCGTGTTTAGTACGACATTTTTTACACTAATACGAGAATGGCCCATTTTTCTCATAGCTTCAGTTGCGGTAACTTCTGAACGTGAGCTTCGAATGAGCGATTCCATCAGTCTGGGAAAGGAATCGATGTATTCATTCCTGATTCCATAATTCACATCAATGGCCACATAGTTTTGAAAATTCAGTATCTGGTTCCCGTTGGGATTACTTTGAAGGACAATTAATTCAATTTCGCCGGAGTATTTCCAATTCAGCCTGCTTTCCAGATTGTTTTTAAACTCAACAAATGCTTTATCGCTAAAATACCAGTCCGCGCCGTACTTGCGATCCAATTTGCCATACCCATTTGTCTTGGCCAGATCCAAATCATTTGTGTACCCCACTGCGTAAATCGAACAGAGCTTTTCGGAATTATAATGGATATAATCAAATTCATCAATGATCTCTTTTGCGCCTTGCAGACTCGGCCGAACAAACAATAAGATTATAATGTGCTGCTCACCAAGCTCACGCTCCATTTTTTCGATCTGCTCATATGTATTAACTGCAAACATATGCTTCCTCCGGCCAAGTTTTATTCTCCTGCTTTGTATCAAACTTGCCAAATTGTACTGCGTAAAGGCAAGCCTGGGCTTTACGAACTGCTTTCGCATCATCCTGGCTCATCTGTCGGTAGGGGAAGTGGCGTGCTGATCCCAAGGCTGGCGCCGCTTCCTTTTATTTTTGAGGTCATCCTTTAACTTCTTAATCCCACGCCGGGCAGCTTCCATTTTGTTGACGTTTTCCTGCTCGCAATAAGCGTTTAATATCTGCTTGCATTCTTCGTCATACTTAACTGCCATTCTGTACAGCTTCGGATTACCTGTCTTAGGGCCTCTCTTTTTACCCGTTTCCAGTAAAACACCTCCTAGCAAAAGCAAGGTCACCCTAATCGTATAGTTGGGTAACCCTGTTTGTCAAGTGTGTTTATGGAATATTTTAGATAAAGTATAAATCCGAACCCCTCTCTAAGATAAACAATCTGTTTTGAGTGGTGCGGATTAGGTGCCTGTGGTCGGGATGGAATGATAGTACTTATAGAAGTCCGGTAATTGGACCGCCGAATTCGGGCTTCTGTGCGTGACGAGGCTCCAGGTTAAACATCATGCTCAGAAGCTGATCCAGCTTTGCCTCCTCCTTCTCTGTTGTTGGTTTATTGTATCGTGAATCAGGGAAATCCGTAAGAAGACGACTCCCAACACGGAGTTTTCAATTTTTTAAAAGAAAATTTTAAATGCCCCTTGCAAATGATTTTTAATGGATATATCCTTTCTTTTGAGGATATCCTTTCAAACAAAAGAAAGGAAATGGATGGTATGAACCAAGAAAAAAGTACAGAGCTGGAACAAACGATTTGCCGCGACTACAGCAATATCGCGGGGATCATTGTGCAGAAAAACGGCGAAACAGTATATGAGGGATACTTCAATGGATACACTGCCGAGCGCGCTCTTCATGTGTTTTCGGTGACGAAGAGCATAGTCAATGCGCTGATTGGCATTGCCATCGATCAGGGGTATCTCAACAGCGTTGACCAGAAGGTGTTGGACTTTTTTTCGAATTACACGGTGAAACGCGGAGAAAAAACTGCGCAGTGCGTCACAATCAGGGACATTCTGACTATGACTGCACCGTATAAATATAAGTCGGCACCATACACGAAGTATTTCACAAGCGAAAGCTGGGTAAAAGCCGCGCTGGATTTGCTGGGCGGAAAAGGTGAGATCGGTCAGTTCCGCTATACGCCCCTCATTGGGCCGGACATTCTGACGGGAATTCTTACCAAGGCGACCGGTCGCTCCGTGCTCGATTTTGCCCGTGAAAACCTGTTTGCGCCGCTGGGCATCCACGTTGACCGCAACGTGGTGTTCCAGAGCAAGGAAGAGCAGCTTGCTATTATGACGAAAGAGAATGACATCAGCGGCTGGGCCGCGGACCCGCAGGGGATTAACACGGCAGGCTGGGGCCTTTTCCTCACGCCCACGGAGATGGCAAAGATCGGTCAGCTGTACTTAAACCGCGGAGCATGGAACAGCAAACAGCTCGTATCTGCCGAATGGATCGACGAAAGCACAAAGGAACACAGCCGCTGGGACGAGCTTGGGCTAAAGTATGGCTACCTGTGGTGGGTCATCGACGAAGAAGAGCACAGCTATGCGGCCATGGGCGACGGCGGAAACGTGATCTATGTGAATCCGGCGAAGAATTTGGTCATTGCCATCGCGTCCCGGTTCGTGCCGCGCCCCAGGGACAGAATCGATTTTATCAAAGAGGTTCTGGAACCGATGTTTGAAAATCAGGAGTGAACGGGTATGAGTAAATACAACACTCTGTGGGAATATGTTCAGCAGGGCGGCAATGGCAGAAAATAGAATGCCCGCCGCTTCCTGCACACGCAGTCAGCGGCGGGCATCAGCGCAAGATCGGGGCGGGTTGCACTTTTTCTCACTTATTCCGCCAGCTCGCACAGGCGCGTCACCACACTCAGCTTTCGGGTAGTGGTCGTGATGCCGAGGCGCTTTTCGAGATACCCGCTGTAAAGTACCCGGCGCGCCACCCCTTGGGGCAGGTAGAGATAAAAGCACTCGCTGCCGCGAATAAACTTCTCGTAGCCAAAGTCGGTTTCCTCGATGGTTTTGACCTTCGCGGCATCCACCGAATCATTCGTGAAGGTCAGGTGAATGCGGGAAATGTCGTAGCCTTCGCCAAAGGGATTCTCCGCCGCGGCGACAGCGAGCTGCTCCCGCATTTTGAGGATGACGGATAAGTCCGCGCCAATCTGGTTCAAAATTACGTCGTGAATTTTTGCCGCCGCTTCCTCGCGGGAAAGATCTGTATCGAATAAAATGTTCCCGCTTTGAATGTACGTCCGCACATCGTGAAAACCGGCGTCAGTCAAAATCTTGGCAAGATACGCCATGCTGGGGATGCGATTTTTTCCCGTGGGCGTCACGCCTCGTAAAAGAGCAATAAACTGCATTATTATGCCTCCCAGGTGATTTCCCGCTGCATTTTCTTTGTGAGTTTTCCAAACGCCAATTCATAGGAGTGGTCGTACAGATCACGCAGCACTTCCTCTGGTACCGCGCCGTCGAGAAAGACGGAATTCCAGCTTATAATCTTTCGCAGCGCCCGGCTTGGAAAGCAGATATTCGTCCAGCCATTCGTAGTTGTTCATCGCACACTTCGTTTCAAATGTTCTCCCGCTCCCACGCCGCCAGTAATCAAATCGCGGGGATGCCGCTAATTTCAAATCGTTCTGTTGTCATAGTCAATTATACTCCCACTTTAAAATTCCTTGAGAATATCGTTACAGCCACACTGCCCAGTCGCCGTAATCAAAGGTTCCGCTGCCATGGTGAAGCTTGCCGTCGGCCTTGAGCTTTCGGAACGCATCCCGCATCCGGATCAGAATTTCCGGCTGAATGTCCAGCGTGTGATGCGCGGGAAGCACGCGCTTTACCGGCAGTGCCGCCACCTTTTCAAGAGAAGTAAGATATGCCTGCGGGTCGGTGGAGGGATAATAGGCAAACAGCGTGTCCTTGTAAACCAGGTCACCGGTAAAGAGATACCCGCGTGCGGCTTCCCAAAAGCACAGATGCCCCGGCGAGTGGCCGGGAGTGTGCAGCACCTCAATGCTGCGTCCGCCAAGGTCAATCACTTCGCCGCCCTTCAAAACCCGCGTGGGCGTTCCCTGAAAGAATTCATAGGTGCTCACATCGTAGCCCTCGGGAAAATCGCAGCGGTCGGCCACCATTTCCCGGATGGTATCCATGGAGAGCGGAAAGCCGCCGCGAAGCCAGTTCAGTTCCGCTTCATGGGCGTAAAAGTCCGGGTAGTATTTATGCCCGCCGATATGATCCCAGTGGATATGTGTTGCGATGGCCGTGACGGGCTTGTCCGTCAGCTTTTTTACTTCCTCCGAGATGTTGCAAATGCCGAGCCCCGTGTCAATCAGCAGGCTGCGCTCTGTGCCGCAGAGCAGATAACAGTGCGTTTCTTCCCAGTGACGGTATTCACTGATGATGTAAGAATTTTCATCGAGCCGGTCGATGGTAAACCACTCGTTTTTGGATTTCATAATCATCGCTTCGCTTCCATATCAATTTGGATTTCATTTTCCACCGCACAGTACCGGGTACACAGGGCGCACGGTGAAATGGCCGTACAGCAAAAGCTGCACGGCTGGCTTTGCGGGCGAAAGTGGGGTAGAATGAAACTCGCCGCCGGGTTCTTTTTTTGACCCTCAATACGAAAATTTAAGTGGGTCAAAATATTTAAAAATTGAACAACAAAGGCAGAAAAACCGCCTGTTTAGGCGGTTTTTCTAAGACGTTTGGTCCGAGTGACAGGGTTCGAACCTGCGGCCTGATGGTCCCAAACCACCCGCGCTACCAGCTGCGCCACACCCGGAAATATTGGATGCCGTATTGCCATTCAAACCCATACTCATTCAAAATCTTAAAGTGTAGTATGAATGAGATTGCCAGAATGCATACTTGCTTCGAAATTATAGCGGAAAAAAACCGGTTCGTCAAGCTTTTCGGCGTAATACAACAAGCGAAACCTTATCATTGATCGATTACAAGAAATATAAATCATTTTTATCGTTATTTTTGTGATTTTTTAGAAAAAAGCTAAAATTTTTCGCGATAGGGTCGATATTACTAAATGTAGTTCTATTTTTTTGATCCTTTTTATCGACTTGTTCATAAAGGCCTATCATAAAGGATAATAAGAACAAATTACATATGGAGGTTTTCCCCCACAACATCAGGTTAAGGGAGCTGTTTTATGATGAAAAGCATCCGTTTCAGAATCGCCTCAATTTTATTGGCAATTATCGTTTTGTTAAGTGTTTCCTTTGGTGCTGTCAGTACTTTGGTAATCAAATCCGGAGCTGACGAGGTTTTTTGGATTATTATTTTAACTGTGGTGTATTGTCTTGTAGGTGCTGTGGTTTCCTTTTGGATTGGGGGTAAAATTGCAAAACCGATTTCTATCTGTTCTGATCGTTTATATGCGCTTTCGGAGGGCGATTTGAATTCTCCTGTGCCGCAGATTCACACAAAGGATGAAACGGGCCGTTTGGCAGACGCGACGGAAGGGATCGTCACGAATCTGCGCGCCATCATCTCGGATCTCGGTTCGCTGCTGGAAGCCCTTTCCCACTCGAATTTCAATGTGAAATCCGAGGCGAAGGATGCGTACCGCGGAGATTTTCAGCCGCTGTCCCAGAATTTTGAGAAAATCGTGCTGTCTCTGAATGATACCTTAAGCCAGATCAATCAGTCTGCCAATATGGTGTCCAATGAATCCGAGCAGGTGTCTTACGGTGCGCAAAGTCTGGCGCAGGGTGCTTCGGAGCAGACAGCCTCTATTGAAGAGCTGGCCGCGGCGATTCACCATTTGTCCGATAAGGTTAAGGAAAACGCCCTGAACGCAGTTCAGGCAGGCGAGTGGGCCACCCAAACAATGGATGAGGTTGGTCAGTGCAACGACAAAATGCAGAGCATGGTGCAGGCCATGAAGCGCATTGAGCAGACTTCCTCTCAGATTAGCAACATTGTAAAGGCGATTGAAGATATCGCGTTCCAGACCAATATTTTGGCGCTGAACGCCGCTGTTGAGGCGTCCCGTGCGGGAGAGGCCGGTAAGGGCTTCGCCGTTGTTGCGGACGAGGTTCGCAGCCTCGCTTCGAAGAGTGCGGAATCCGCGAAGAGCACTTCCGCTTTGATTACGGATTCCCTGAACGCGGTTTCAGAAGGCTCCAGAATGGTAGGGGATGCGCTCGGCGCTTTGCAGGCCGTGACAAAGAGTATGGCAGAAACGCAGAGAGAGCATCGCGAAATTGCGGAGGTTACCGAAGAGCAGTCCACGGCGGTGGATCACCTGACCTCTGTTATGGATCAGATTTCGGCGGTGGTGCAGACAAACTCCGCTACGGCGGAGGAAAGCGCGGCGGCCAGCGAAGAGCTTTCCAGCCAGGCCCAGATGATGAAATCTTTGGTGTCGCAGTTCCAGCTCCGCTCTGCCTCTTCCGCGCCGATCAAGAATACAAAAGCGTAATTCTGCGCAAGATAGCAAATTTAGATGAGAGCGGAGCGGGACTGATCCCGCCCCGCTCCTTTTTCCGAAATCCGGCAAATCCTTGTCTTATAATTCTGCGATTTAAAATAAAAGCAGTTATCTCTCCGTCGTCGAAAGCGGAGGAGAGATAACTGCCGCGATTCTATGTTTTATGGAAGCTTAACATGAAAAAAACACTCTTTGCAAAGAGTGGACAAAGGTGTTATCATTAGGAAAAATTGCTAGAAAATCCGGCTCGTTGGGGTCGGCGTTATTTTATCACCGGAGGGATTTCCATGAAGTACTTGATTGTAGGAACAGGAGGAACGGGCGGTGCCATCGGCGGCTTTCTGGCGGCGAGCGGCAAGGACGTTTCCTTTATCGCAAGGGGCAGCCATCTGGAGGCGATCCGCCAGAATGGGCTGGTTGTCGATTCTGAGCTGCGGGGACGATTGTGCATTGAGAATGCGCAGGCCTTCGATATGGAAAGCTACCACGACAGCCCCGATGTGATTTTTGTATGTGTAAAGGGGTATTCGATCGAGGAGGTATGTCCGTTCCTCCGCCAGATTGCGCGGCCGGATACCATGATCATACCGATTCTGAACGTGTATGGAACCGGCGGAAAAATGGCGGTTCGCATGCCGGGTCTTACGGTGGCAGACGGCTGTGTTTATATTGTGTCGTATATTTCCGCCCCGGGTGAAATTACACAGAAGGGCCCGCTGTTCCGCATTGTGTATGGCAACCGCGATTCAAGCTGCCCCGATATTTTCTTAGAGATTGAACGTGACCTGCGCGAGAGCGGGATTGACGTGATTGTATCGAATCATATTATCCGCGACGCGTTTCAGAAATTTTCCTGTGTTTCTCCGATGGCGGCCGCAGGCGTATTCTTCCAGAATACAATGGGAGAAATCCGCGAAAACCCCAGAAAACGACAGGTGTTTGCCAGTCTGGTAGACGAGATCGGCCAGCTCGCCCAAGCAATGGGAATTCCCTTTTCCACCGATGTGGTTCAGGAAAATCTCGAGATTCTCGATCGTTCCGCGCCGGACAGCACGACCTCGATGCAGAGAGATCTGCAAAAGGGTGGCCCGTCCGAAATCAACGAGCTGCTGTTCGAGGTGGTTCGCATGGGAAAGCGCTACCAGGTAGAGCTGCCCACCTATGAAATGATTGCGAGGAGCATGGGTTATTCCTTGGCATTCGACCCGATGTGGCTGGGCGGCCTGCAATTGAGGAACCATCTGGTGCGTTCCGCCACGCGCGACGGCGTGGAGAATGAGGACGGAACCGTGAGCGAACGTCAGCTGCAAATCATGCGCACGCTCGCGTCTCATGAGGTGGGGCTGATCATTACCGGGCATTTTTATGTACATCCGCGGGGACAAGCTTCCCCCTCACAAAATGGCGTGTACGACGGGCGCTTTTTGCCCGGTATGCGTCGCATGGCAGATGTGGTTCACATGGAAGAGGGCTGTATTGTTGCCCAGCTGAACCATGCGGGTGGCAACGCGGATGTAGAGGAGCCTGTGGCTCCGTCGGAACGGGTGTATTCCAAGGGTCGTCTGGCGCGTGCGCTGACGAGGGAAGAAATGGATGAAATCTGCGAGTGCTTTGCCGAGGGAGCGTCCCGCGCCTACCAGGCCGGGTTTGATGGCGTGCAGATTCACATGGCGCACGATTACCTGCTCAGTGAGTTTTTAACGCCGATGATGAATACCAGAACGGATGAATACGGCGGCTCTGCTGAAAACCGCTTTCGCTTTTGCGCGGAGATTATAGAGGCGGTGCGGCGTACCACCTCCGATACGTTCCCAATTTTTGTGAAGAATAACAGCAATGTTCAGGCAAACGACCGCCAGTATGAAGAAGACCTGCTGTACTACCTGCAGCAGATGGAAGCGCTCGGCGTTGCTGCCGCAGAGCTCTCCGGCTGTGACTTTACGCGGAAAAGTGCGAATGAGCGGACATACTATCTGGAGCGGGCGGCGCGGATGCAGCAGCAGCTCGAGATGCCTCTGATTCTGGTTGGCGGGGTGTGTTCCTTGCAGGACATCGCCAAGGTGATGGATGCCGGCATCCCGCTGGTTTCGCTCAGCCGGCCGCTGATCTGCCAGGGTGACCTGATTCCCCGCCTGTTGTCCGGAGAAAAGTCACGGTGTACCCATTGCAACCAGTGCTTTGCTCTGCCGCGTACCAGAGGAATCCGCTGCGTGTTCCACACGAAGGAAGGCTGATCCGTCACTCAAGCGAAAGGATAGGAAATGAACCGAAGACTTGAAATCATGGAGCGCGCGCCGGTCAGCAAAGCGCTGGCTTATTTGGGGCTGCCGACCATCGTCGGGCTTTCTGTCACTGGCTTTTACCAGTTGGCTGTCAGCTTTTTTGTGGCGCAGATGGGTACGCAGGCGATGGGAGCGATCTCTATCGTCTATCCGCTGATTCTGATCATGCCGGGGATTGGGCTTTTGTTCGGTAATGGCGGAGCAGCCTATATGGCCGAGCTGTTGGGCGCCGGGGAGAAAGAAAAAGCGGAAACAGTGCTGGCCTCTACCGCATTTTACTGCATCCTTCTCAGTGTGCTGACACAGCTGCTGCTGCCAATCATGCCTGTGCTGCTCGTTTCCATGGGTGCTTCCGCCGGCGTGCTGCCGCTTGCGGTGCAGTATGGTCAAATTCTCGTCATTTCGTTTTTGTTTCACATTCCTTCCGTCTGCATGAATAATCTGGTTCGGGCCGAGGGTAACGCGTCGCTGAGTATGATCTCTCAAATGACCGGTGCGGTGCTAAACGTGGCGCTCACGCCGCTGTTCCTATTTGGCTTTGGCTGGGGAATCCGCGGAGCCGCGGCCTCGGCGGCGGTGGCGCAGTTTGTGGCCTTCTGCATTCTGGCGCAGTATTACCTGCGCGGCAAAAGTTATTTAAAGCTCGATTTTCGCAAGGTGCGCTTTCAGTGGTGGATTCTGGAGCCGGTGCTGAAAATCGGAGTTCCGCTGCTGTGCATTAGCCTATTCCAGAGCATCTCAATGGCGGCTGCAAATATTGCCGCCGCGCCGTACGGCGACTCGGTGGTGGCGGGGCTCGGGATTGCCAACCGGGTGATCGGGATGACGACACTGGGGGTAACTGGATTTTCGAGAGGCTACCAGACCTTTATTTCTTATTGCTACGGCGCGGGCCGGCCCGACCGCATTCGGCAGGCGACCAAAACGGCGTATTTGTGGGGGATGCTGGGCGGTCTTGCGATTGCCGCTGTGCAGATCGGCTTTTCGGGCGAGATCGTATCCGCTTTTTCGAACGATGCTGAGGTCATCTCTGTGGGCGTTCAGGCATTGATCGCGGGCAGTCTGCTGTTTTTCACTTATGGCTTTCAGTCGATGGCGACCGTGTACCTGCTTTGCATCCGGTACAGCAAGGCTGGCTTTGTATTCAGCATTTTCCGGCAGGGGCTGGCTTTTCTGCCGCTGTTGCTTCTGTTTGACCGCCTGTTTGCGGTCACGGGAATCTTGTACACGCAGGCCGTGGCGGATGTTGTTACCACGCTGCTGCTTCTGCTGTTTTTGGCGGTTACCAAACGCAGCCGTACCGCCGCCTTGGCGGAGGCTGCCGGAAAAGCCGCATAAAATAAAAAACACCGCCCCGGTTTCTCCTCTGAACAACAGGGGGAAAACCGGGGCGGTAATGCTTTTTTAGGAGAATTGATTATTCGCGGCTGAAATCTGTCAGCTCCAGCCCCTCGTTGCGCTCCAGTGCCCAGCGGATGTTCCATTCGCTAGTGAACAGCAGCAGATGATGGCCCTTGAGATCCTGTATCTTTTTCGTGTCGGAGGTAACCGTCAGCGTTTTGGGGTCGAGGCTGTCATTGCTGTTCGCAATCCAGCGGATATATTGGTACGGCAAGGTCTCTAAACGAATATCTACATTGTATTCGTGCTTTAAACGGTATTCCAGCACGTCAAACTGCAGAACACCGACTACGCCCACAATCACTTCCTCCATGCCGCCGGCAAGCTCCTGGAAGATTTGAATGGCGCCTTCCTGTGCAATCTGCGACATGCCCTTGACGAATTGCTTGCGCTTCATAGTGTCCATTTGGCGCACGCGGGCAAAATGCTCCGGCGCAAAGGTGGGGATTCCCTCAAACAGGATTTTTTTGCCGGGCGCGCACAGTGTATCGCCGATGGAGAAGATGCCCGGATCGAACACGCCGATGATGTCGCCGGCGTAGGCTTCCTCAATGATTTCGCGTTCCTGCGCCATGATCTGCTGGGGCTGCGACAGCTTGATCTTTTTCCCCTCCTGCTGGTGCAGGACTTCCATGTTTTTTTCAAATTTGCCAGAGCAGATTCGCATGAACGCAATTCTGTCACGGTGGGCCTTGTTCATGTTGGCCTGAATTTTAAACACAAAGGCAGAAAAATCCGGGTCGAAGGGGTCTACCTCGCCGTCGGTGGTTTTGCGCGGCAGCGGCGCGCTCGTCATGCGCAGAAATTCCTCGAGGAACGGCTCCACGCCGAAGTTTGTCAGAGCGGAACCGAAGAACACGGGCGAGAGCCGGCCATGGCGCACGGCGTTCATGTCAAATTCGTAGCCCGCGCCGTCCAGCAGCTCAATGTCGTCGCACAGCTGCGCGTGCAGGTACGGCCCGATTAAATCCTTCAGGCCGGGGTCATCAAGGCCCGAAACAGTGGCCTCAGCCTCGTGCTTGCCGCTGTCGCCGCGAAACGAAATAATCTGGTTGCTGTTTCTGTCGTACACGCCCTTAAAGTCTTTACCACAGCCAATCGGCCAGTTCATGGGGTATGTTTTGATACCCAGCTCCTGCTCGATTTCCTCCAGCAGGTCAAAGGAGTTGCGCGCTTCGCGGTCCATCTTGTTAATAAACGTAAAGATCGGGATGTCGCGCAGCAGGCAGACCTTGAACAGCTTTCTCGTCTGCGCCTCCACACCCTTTGAAGCGTCGATCACCATCACGGCAGAGTCCGCCGCCATCAGCGTGCGGTACGTATCCTCCGAGAAGTCCTGATGCCCGGGGGTGTCGAGAATATTGATGCAGTAGCCCTCATATTGAAACTGCAGAACGGAGGAGGTAACAGAAATTCCTCTCTGCTTTTCGATTTCCATCCAGTCGGAAACCGCATGCCGGGAGTTCTTTTTTCCCTTCACCGAACCGGCGAGCGCAATCGCACCGCCGTACAGCAAAAATTTTTCAGTCAGCGTTGTTTTGCCGGCATCGGGATGCGAGATAATCGCAAAGGTTCTCCGCTTTTGAATCAAAGATCGATAGTCACTCAAGTCAGGTTCCTCCGTCTATCCAGTAGGATCAAAATACCTAGACAGTATACCACGCGCAGAGATAAATTTCAATTTTTCGTGCAGCAAAACGGGAAATTTGTAATAGGAGATATGAAAAGACGTTTTTCCTCCGTCTTCCTCAAAAAAGATAGCGACGGGGTACCGCATTGTGGTATGATAGAAAACAAGAATATTCTGCCCGCTTTTTCGGGATTCACACCTGTTTGCGGGCCGAAGCAGAAACCGGTAAAGGAGAGGATTTCTCATGGAGTTCAACGAATGGAAAGACCTGCTGAAGAGCAGCCGCAGCACACGCGGGTATGACGAAAGCCGCAAAATCAGCCGCGAGGAGCTGGTGCAGCTCGTGGACTGCGCACGCTATGCGCCGTCTACCATGAATATGCAGCCCCTGCGCTACCGCCTGGTGTGTGAGCCGGACGAGGTGGCAAAGGTGCAGGCGCTCACCAAATGGGCCGGCGCGCTCAAAGGGATTCATCTGCCGCACGAGGGGCACTGCCCTCCGGCGTTCCTTGTGATCTGCCACGATACGCAGATTGCCGCGGCCGGCCCGGGCTTTGTGCGCGACGTGGGAATTGTCAGCCAGACGATCGCGCTTTCCGCTCGGGTGATGGGGCTTGGCGGCTGCATACTGGGTGCGTTTTCCGCCGACGCGGTGAAAGAAGCGCTGGGACTGGACGCCCACCTACTCCCAATGCTGATCGTCGCCATTGGCAAGCCGGATGAAACCATTGTGCTCACGGAAGCAGAGAAGGGCGAGAGCGTCGCCTATTATCGTGACGAAAACGATGTTCATTATGTTCCGAAGCGCAGGCTGGAGGACGTTCTGATCTGATTTTTCTATCTTTCGATTCCTACCGGAGTCTCTTTTGCGTAAAAAGAGGCTCCGGTTTTTTTGCATTTTATTTTGGAACGGTGCGCACTCTACGGAGCGTTGATTGCCTGGCGGTGCGGGGTGCGATACAATAAGCGTACGAAATCAATGCACTTTTATTGTGTGGGCGCTTGACCCGTCAAGGAGCAAAGACGCATTGGGAAGAGATGGAGGGAGAAAGATGAAAGAAACATTAAAAAGAGAAATGAAGAACCAATATAAAAACAGTAAGCAGATTGGCGGGGTCTACCGAATCCGCTGTGATCAATCGGGCGAAGCTTGGGTTCACACCAGCGCAGATTTACAGGGAGCGAAAAATCGCTTTGCGTTTCAGTGCTCCACCAATTTATGCCCCGAATCGGCCATGTCGCCAGCGTGGGAGCAGTACAGGGCTGCCGGCTTTGTTTTTGAGGTGCTGGAAGAAATCGAAAAGAAAGAAACGCAGACACCGCGCGAGTTTTCGGAGGATGTCTCTGCGCTGCTCGAGCTTTGGAAGGAAAAGCCGAGCGAGGGGAGGGAACCGATTGGAACAGAATAAGAACATTGTCCGATTTCTGAACTCCGAGGGGAAAATTACGCAGCTGCCTCAGAAAAACAGTGTTCGGTTGGCGATACTGAACTATCTTGCGCAGAAGTT
Above is a window of Faecalispora anaeroviscerum DNA encoding:
- a CDS encoding 2-dehydropantoate 2-reductase, with the protein product MKYLIVGTGGTGGAIGGFLAASGKDVSFIARGSHLEAIRQNGLVVDSELRGRLCIENAQAFDMESYHDSPDVIFVCVKGYSIEEVCPFLRQIARPDTMIIPILNVYGTGGKMAVRMPGLTVADGCVYIVSYISAPGEITQKGPLFRIVYGNRDSSCPDIFLEIERDLRESGIDVIVSNHIIRDAFQKFSCVSPMAAAGVFFQNTMGEIRENPRKRQVFASLVDEIGQLAQAMGIPFSTDVVQENLEILDRSAPDSTTSMQRDLQKGGPSEINELLFEVVRMGKRYQVELPTYEMIARSMGYSLAFDPMWLGGLQLRNHLVRSATRDGVENEDGTVSERQLQIMRTLASHEVGLIITGHFYVHPRGQASPSQNGVYDGRFLPGMRRMADVVHMEEGCIVAQLNHAGGNADVEEPVAPSERVYSKGRLARALTREEMDEICECFAEGASRAYQAGFDGVQIHMAHDYLLSEFLTPMMNTRTDEYGGSAENRFRFCAEIIEAVRRTTSDTFPIFVKNNSNVQANDRQYEEDLLYYLQQMEALGVAAAELSGCDFTRKSANERTYYLERAARMQQQLEMPLILVGGVCSLQDIAKVMDAGIPLVSLSRPLICQGDLIPRLLSGEKSRCTHCNQCFALPRTRGIRCVFHTKEG
- a CDS encoding DUF1697 domain-containing protein is translated as MQFIALLRGVTPTGKNRIPSMAYLAKILTDAGFHDVRTYIQSGNILFDTDLSREEAAAKIHDVILNQIGADLSVILKMREQLAVAAAENPFGEGYDISRIHLTFTNDSVDAAKVKTIEETDFGYEKFIRGSECFYLYLPQGVARRVLYSGYLEKRLGITTTTRKLSVVTRLCELAE
- a CDS encoding MBL fold metallo-hydrolase; this encodes MIMKSKNEWFTIDRLDENSYIISEYRHWEETHCYLLCGTERSLLIDTGLGICNISEEVKKLTDKPVTAIATHIHWDHIGGHKYYPDFYAHEAELNWLRGGFPLSMDTIREMVADRCDFPEGYDVSTYEFFQGTPTRVLKGGEVIDLGGRSIEVLHTPGHSPGHLCFWEAARGYLFTGDLVYKDTLFAYYPSTDPQAYLTSLEKVAALPVKRVLPAHHTLDIQPEILIRMRDAFRKLKADGKLHHGSGTFDYGDWAVWL
- a CDS encoding methyl-accepting chemotaxis protein — its product is MMKSIRFRIASILLAIIVLLSVSFGAVSTLVIKSGADEVFWIIILTVVYCLVGAVVSFWIGGKIAKPISICSDRLYALSEGDLNSPVPQIHTKDETGRLADATEGIVTNLRAIISDLGSLLEALSHSNFNVKSEAKDAYRGDFQPLSQNFEKIVLSLNDTLSQINQSANMVSNESEQVSYGAQSLAQGASEQTASIEELAAAIHHLSDKVKENALNAVQAGEWATQTMDEVGQCNDKMQSMVQAMKRIEQTSSQISNIVKAIEDIAFQTNILALNAAVEASRAGEAGKGFAVVADEVRSLASKSAESAKSTSALITDSLNAVSEGSRMVGDALGALQAVTKSMAETQREHREIAEVTEEQSTAVDHLTSVMDQISAVVQTNSATAEESAAASEELSSQAQMMKSLVSQFQLRSASSAPIKNTKA
- a CDS encoding methylated-DNA--[protein]-cysteine S-methyltransferase, with the translated sequence MFYSTQYSSPVGNLTLASDSERLVGLWIQNQKYFGGTVAKNMTENSNLPIFTATKNWLDKYFSGQKPAIANLPLAPNGSAFRKAVWDILCEIPYGEVTTYGEIAKKMAVWRNQEHMSAQAVGGAVGHNPISIIIPCHRVVGSNGSLTGYAGGVDQKIRLLEHEGADLSKLFIPAKGTAL
- a CDS encoding serine hydrolase domain-containing protein: MNQEKSTELEQTICRDYSNIAGIIVQKNGETVYEGYFNGYTAERALHVFSVTKSIVNALIGIAIDQGYLNSVDQKVLDFFSNYTVKRGEKTAQCVTIRDILTMTAPYKYKSAPYTKYFTSESWVKAALDLLGGKGEIGQFRYTPLIGPDILTGILTKATGRSVLDFARENLFAPLGIHVDRNVVFQSKEEQLAIMTKENDISGWAADPQGINTAGWGLFLTPTEMAKIGQLYLNRGAWNSKQLVSAEWIDESTKEHSRWDELGLKYGYLWWVIDEEEHSYAAMGDGGNVIYVNPAKNLVIAIASRFVPRPRDRIDFIKEVLEPMFENQE